The genomic stretch CTTTGGACGTTGTTATGAGTATGTATGATGCCAACAACGCATGATGGTTTAATTTATTATCCATTGTTCATGACAAATGCATTCTATTTAACAATAAATTGGGTTAAAGAACGCTACCTCCTAGTGTACTCTATGCGCACACAAATGGGGAAGTGGAACCGGGGCATGGACGTCTTTTCATAAATTAGTTCTACTTCCTCATGTGTGTGGGCGTAAGGTACTCTAaggaggtagcattcttttttccataataaATTCATGACACTTGACATGCATCTTATCAAGGTCATGTCTTATGTTTCTTCTACTTAGGGGAAAAAAGTGTCTTATGTTCCTTAGTACTTAAAAATAACATTAAGGCACTCATTAATCGTCTCATTAATCCAACTTATTATAATCTTTTGAATATCTTATTATTTAACATTTAGAACAAAAGTTTTCTAGATGCCTGCGAAGGCATGCGTTCATGGTTCATCTAGTCATTGTAGAAGCTAAGTGTTTTTGATAGCAAAAGCCAAAAGGGCTATTATAAAGTTAGTCAAAGAAGCTTTTTCTCCCGGTTCCTatctttttttactatttttactAACCCTTTGCTCTCTTAAATTGTTATCCAAATATTATAATAATCttacattctaaatatataGTGACCCCCCCCAAAGACGGGTAGAAATCGTCTNNNNNNNNNNNNNNNNNNNNcccccccccccccaaagactAGTCAAAACCAAgtgcttcatcttcttctttttcaattaTAAAACAGGTTTTATAAATGGTATCATAGGTAAAAAGTTGACAAATAAGTACTCTGCTTCTTAATTTGGTTATTTATTCTTGTATAATAATATAGGGAAAGTTAATTTTCTTGTTCCCGTGAAGAAGGGTTCATCCACtgggaaaaggtaattttcttcTTCCCGTGAAGAAGGGTTCATCCACTGGTTTTTATAAGTAGTATTAAAGTTAAAAAGTTGACAAATAAGTACTCTACCTCTTAATTTGGTTTTTTATTCTTGTATCATAATATGGggaaagtttattttttttcttcttcccgtGAAGAAGGGTTCATCTAAAATTCTACTATCATCATTACCCCTTTCATAAACGAGACTCACAATGAAGTGATTTCTCTTTACCTTGGATTTTGGTAAACATTGTCTGATATTGAATTGCTTTTGATATGATATTTAGGTTGATAGACGAagtcaaaatattttttataaagaTTTCCTCCTCCACTTGATCTAGATCAACCACAGAAGATTGATTACTAATTGAATGTGCCCCTTGTCAACTTTTGAATGGAGGTTTCCTCGACAAATGGTGAAGAGAAAACTTCTTAATCTATGGGATCTGACCCTCAATTGGGTATAGAAAGAAGGGAATCTCAAACCTCAAAGGTGTTCTCTGCTTTGGGTTTAgacccttcaaaaaaaaaaaaaatttgaaaagaaagaaagaaatagttAGGGGCGGCTTCCGTGACCCAAGGGCATTAATTTGGAGTGTCCAATGCGCTGCAATGGAGTGCACATGAGCAtgattgaattaaaaaataaacaatttagTGAGAAAGGTGTTTGGGTTTTTATGAGTTCTGCTGTTCCATCACTTTCTATTTAAGCACAAGGTCACTAAAGAACCTCATCATCCCTACGGTAGTTAGTGTTTTCAACTCCTCCAGAGTAATCTGTAAAGAAGAGAAACCCCAAATAGAAATGGTCATCGTACACCAGCTCTGGCTCGGATTCTTACTCATCTTTAGCTTTTCCTGTAATCCTTCCCTTTGCTGCCCTTATGATCAGAAACAAGCCCTCCTTCAATTTATTTCCGTTCTATTTGGAGAGCCTTCTGTGAATTCTTCCTCCCCCCATGACACAGACCCTTATGGCCCAATGTCATGGAATTCTAGTTCTGATTGTTGTGGCTGGTACGGGGTAAAATGCAATTCACTCTTACATTCACGGCCTGTGATCGGTCTTgatctctcttctcttgtttCCTCTATGACTCCTGTGATTTCAGAGTCCTTGAAGCCACTTTTTCGCATAAGAAGCTTGATGATACTCGATATCTCCGCCAATAACATTCAAGGAGAAATTCCTTCAGATGGCCTAGTCAACTTCACTAAATTGGTTTATCTTGACATGTCCTATAATCACTTCAATGGCTCCATTCCTTCTCATTTGTTCCATTTGACAAGTCTTGAATTTCTTGATCTGACCGGCAATTCTTTTGAAGGGACTCTAAGTAGTGAAGTGGGTGCTCTTCAGAACTTGAACACATTGAAGTTGCGGGGGAACCATCTCCATGGAGGTATTCCAACCGATATCGGGAACCTCACTCGTCTGCAGATATTGCAGTTGGATTCAAACTTTCTCAATGGAGAGATCCCACTAGAGATAGGGAACCTCACTCTTCTGCAGCTATTGATGCTTTCCCATAATAGTTTCTCAGGTGGATTTCCATCCACAATCTCGAATTTAAAGCGCCTAACATTTTTGGACTTGCAGGACAATTCTTTGTCAATGGAGATACCGGCTGGGATTGGCGAATTGTCCAATCTATCGACTCTGCTTTTAGGCTATAACAAGTTCTCCGGTGGATTCCCAGTCGCAGTCTTGCAATTGAAGGGCCTGGAAGTCTTGGAGTTGCAAGGCAATTCTTTGGCAATGGAGATTCCTGCTGGGATTGGTGAACTATCCAATCTATCGGCTCTGATCTTAAGCAAGAACATATTCGTTGGTCGAATTCCATCAACCATACAGAAATTAAGCAATTTGAGAACACTCAAATTGGACAATAACTTGTTGTCTGGAGTGATCCCACCATTTCTGTTCGATATCAAGAGCCTAGAAAACCTGGATCTCGGTGGAAACAAACTTACTTGGAATCACAATGTGAAGATAACTCCCAAGTGCATGTTAACCTCATTATCTCTAAGTTCTTGCCGACTCGTTGGACACATCCCTGATTGGCTTGCCACACAAAAGAGCCTCAGTTTCTTGAACTTGAGCAACAATGAGCTTGAGGGAACTTTCCCCCAATGGCTTGCTGAAATGGATCTAAGATTTATTATTCTTTCAGATAACAAACTCGTAGGTTCATTACCACCTCTTTTGTTTCAGTCACAAAATCTTGGAGTGCTAGCCCTTTCGAGGAACAATTTCTCCGGTGAACTTCCAAAGAACATTGGGGATGCTATTGGCCTCCGGATGCTCATGTTGGATAACAACAATTTTACAGGGTTAGTGCCTGAATCCATTACAAGTATTACTTCTTTATTGTTGTTGGATTTATCACACAACAAGTTTTTTGGCATTCCCATTTTTCCAGTTACAAGATATATTAGTTTGTCTTCCAATGAATTCAAAGGGGAGGTCCCATTGGCTTCCTTTGGGCAGGATACAAGGATACTTGCATTGGGACAGAACAAGTTCTCAGGTCCATTGCCTAAGTTCCTCACAAACTTGAGCCAACTCCAACACCTTGATCTCCAAAGCAACAATATCATAGGAGAATTGCCAGAGTCTTTCTCAAAAATGTACTCCCTTCAGGTTCTAAATCTTCGGAACAACTCCATCGGAGGCTCGATTCCTGAGGCAATATCCAATCTTAGTAGCCTTCGTATCCTTGA from Macadamia integrifolia cultivar HAES 741 chromosome 14, SCU_Mint_v3, whole genome shotgun sequence encodes the following:
- the LOC122060708 gene encoding receptor-like protein 46, whose amino-acid sequence is MSWNSSSDCCGWYGVKCNSLLHSRPVIGLDLSSLVSSMTPVISESLKPLFRIRSLMILDISANNIQGEIPSDGLVNFTKLVYLDMSYNHFNGSIPSHLFHLTSLEFLDLTGNSFEGTLSSEVGALQNLNTLKLRGNHLHGGIPTDIGNLTRLQILQLDSNFLNGEIPLEIGNLTLLQLLMLSHNSFSGGFPSTISNLKRLTFLDLQDNSLSMEIPAGIGELSNLSTLLLGYNKFSGGFPVAVLQLKGLEVLELQGNSLAMEIPAGIGELSNLSALILSKNIFVGRIPSTIQKLSNLRTLKLDNNLLSGVIPPFLFDIKSLENLDLGGNKLTWNHNVKITPKCMLTSLSLSSCRLVGHIPDWLATQKSLSFLNLSNNELEGTFPQWLAEMDLRFIILSDNKLVGSLPPLLFQSQNLGVLALSRNNFSGELPKNIGDAIGLRMLMLDNNNFTGLVPESITSITSLLLLDLSHNKFFGIPIFPVTRYISLSSNEFKGEVPLASFGQDTRILALGQNKFSGPLPKFLTNLSQLQHLDLQSNNIIGELPESFSKMYSLQVLNLRNNSIGGSIPEAISNLSSLRILDLSINNLVGSIPSKFGDLIKSVHMENTYLSERLPIPNDMIDMKENWMKFQQLVVNWKKSMRGLSSHSLNTDDYCLMDLSRNQLTGKIPDSIGELKGLKSLNVSYNQLTGIIPTTLGELENAETLDLSHNKLSGEIPPSFAKLEQLTVLDLSNNKLGGPIPRGRQMDTMDDPNIYANNSGLCGMQIKISCSISPSKHEHSPENSQQRKSEEKWFMLEGAGIGFLVGFLSIIGIIYATGYFDLPTPRHRRAYRRRRQS